CATGGGACGCGACAACATGCGGTTCGCGGTATCATCGTCCAGAAAACGCTCCCGGTCCGGGTCCCAGCGCAGTTTGCGGCCCAGGAGCAGCGCAATGTTGCCGATATGGCCGAGCGTGGCCGTGCGGTGGCCGGTTTCCGCGGGCGCATACGTCTCGC
This region of Candidatus Hydrogenedentota bacterium genomic DNA includes:
- a CDS encoding gfo/Idh/MocA family oxidoreductase gives rise to the protein ETYAPAETGHRTATLGHIGNIALLLGRKLRWDPDRERFLDDDTANRMLSRPMRSPWRLQA